One Felis catus isolate Fca126 chromosome D3, F.catus_Fca126_mat1.0, whole genome shotgun sequence DNA segment encodes these proteins:
- the UBE2L3 gene encoding ubiquitin-conjugating enzyme E2 L3 isoform X2, producing the protein MAASRRLMKDNPPYDKGAFRIEINFPAEYPFKPPKITFKTKIYHPNIDEKGQVCLPVISAENWKPATKTDQVIQSLIALVNDPQPEHPLRADLAEEYSKDRKKFCKNAEEFTKKYGEKRPVD; encoded by the exons GACAACCCTCCATATGATAAGGGGGCCTTCAGAATCGAAATCAACTTTCCAGCAGAGTACCCATTCAAACCACCGAAgatcacatttaaaacaaagatctATCACCCGAACATCGATGAAAAGGGGCAGGTCTGTCTGCCGGTAATTAGTGCTGAAAACTGGAAGCCAGCAACCAAAACCGACCAAG TAATCCAGTCCCTCATAGCACTGGTGAACGACCCCCAGCCCGAGCACCCACTTCGGGCTGACCTAGCTGAAGAATACTCTAAGGACCGTAAAAAATTCTGTAAGAACGCTGAAGAGTTTACAAAGAAATACGGGGAGAAGCGACCTGTGGACTAA
- the YDJC gene encoding carbohydrate deacetylase isoform X2 encodes MAGPRVRLVVTADDFGYCPRRDEGIVEAFLAGAVTSVSLLVNGAAAESAADLARRHKIPTGLHANLSEGRPVGPARLGDSSLLSPEGFFLGKMGFREAVATGGVALPQVREELEAQLIRFRELLGGDPTHVDGHQHVHVLPGGGHCSLEGGCGWTDAFVGLSTCGRHMSVHRVSGALARALEGIPTGHTLTAELMAHPGYPSVPPAGGCGKGPDAFSCSWERLHELRVLTAPTLRAQLAQDGVQLCALHDLDSKRPGEATLKTFLERSRP; translated from the exons ATGGCTGGACCGCGCGTGCGCCTCGTGGTCACCGCAGACGACTTTGGTTACTGCCCGCGGCGCGATGAGGGCATCGTAGAGGCCTTCCTGGCGGGGGCTGTGACCAGCGTGTCCCTGCTGGTCAACGGCGCAGCTGCGGAGAGCGCGGCGGATCTGGCCCGCAG GCACAAAATCCCCACGGGCCTTCACGCCAACCTGTCCGAGGGCCGCCCCGTGGGCCCGGCCCGCCTAGGCGACTCGTCGCTGCTCAGCCCCGAAGGCTTCTTCCTCGGCAAGATGGGATTCCGGGAGGCGGTGGCGACCGGAGGCGTAGCTTTGCCCCAG GTGCGGGAAGAGCTGGAGGCCCAGCTGATACGCTTCCGAGAATTACTGGGCGGGGACCCCACTCACGTGGACGGGCACCAGCACGTGCACGTGCTCCCAGGTGGAGGGCATTGTTCCCTGGAAGGGGGCTGCGG GTGGACGGATGCCTTCGTGGGCCTGAGCACCTGCGGCCGGCACATGTCTGTTCATCGCGTATCAGGAGCACTAGCACGGGCCCTGGAAGGCATACCCACGGGCCATACCCTGACAGCTGAACTGATGGCACACCCTGGCTACCCCAGTGTGCCTCCTGCCGGCGGCTGTGGTAAGGGTCCCGATGCCTTTTCCTGCTCATGGGAGCGGCTGCATGAGCTGCGTGTCCTCACCGCACCCACACTGCGGGCCCAGCTTGCACAGGACGGAGTACAGCTCTGCGCTCTCCACGACCTAGATTCCAAGAGGCCTGGGGAAGCCACTCTGAAAACCTTCCTGGAGCGCTCCCGGCCATGA
- the YDJC gene encoding carbohydrate deacetylase isoform X1 codes for MAGPRVRLVVTADDFGYCPRRDEGIVEAFLAGAVTSVSLLVNGAAAESAADLARRHKIPTGLHANLSEGRPVGPARLGDSSLLSPEGFFLGKMGFREAVATGGVALPQVREELEAQLIRFRELLGGDPTHVDGHQHVHVLPGVCQVFAEVLQANGVRFTRLPVERGVGDRAWLEAPARAFACSVERDALAAVAPFSRHGLWWTDAFVGLSTCGRHMSVHRVSGALARALEGIPTGHTLTAELMAHPGYPSVPPAGGCGKGPDAFSCSWERLHELRVLTAPTLRAQLAQDGVQLCALHDLDSKRPGEATLKTFLERSRP; via the exons ATGGCTGGACCGCGCGTGCGCCTCGTGGTCACCGCAGACGACTTTGGTTACTGCCCGCGGCGCGATGAGGGCATCGTAGAGGCCTTCCTGGCGGGGGCTGTGACCAGCGTGTCCCTGCTGGTCAACGGCGCAGCTGCGGAGAGCGCGGCGGATCTGGCCCGCAG GCACAAAATCCCCACGGGCCTTCACGCCAACCTGTCCGAGGGCCGCCCCGTGGGCCCGGCCCGCCTAGGCGACTCGTCGCTGCTCAGCCCCGAAGGCTTCTTCCTCGGCAAGATGGGATTCCGGGAGGCGGTGGCGACCGGAGGCGTAGCTTTGCCCCAG GTGCGGGAAGAGCTGGAGGCCCAGCTGATACGCTTCCGAGAATTACTGGGCGGGGACCCCACTCACGTGGACGGGCACCAGCACGTGCACGTGCTCCCAG GCGTGTGCCAGGTGTTCGCAGAGGTGCTGCAGGCCAATGGGGTGCGCTTCACAAGGCTGCCGGTGGAACGTGGGGTGGGCGACCGCGCGTGGCTCGAGGCCCCGGCGCGTGCCTTCGCCTGCTCGGTGGAGCGCGACGCCCTGGCCGCCGTGGCCCCCTTCTCCCGCCACGGCCTATG GTGGACGGATGCCTTCGTGGGCCTGAGCACCTGCGGCCGGCACATGTCTGTTCATCGCGTATCAGGAGCACTAGCACGGGCCCTGGAAGGCATACCCACGGGCCATACCCTGACAGCTGAACTGATGGCACACCCTGGCTACCCCAGTGTGCCTCCTGCCGGCGGCTGTGGTAAGGGTCCCGATGCCTTTTCCTGCTCATGGGAGCGGCTGCATGAGCTGCGTGTCCTCACCGCACCCACACTGCGGGCCCAGCTTGCACAGGACGGAGTACAGCTCTGCGCTCTCCACGACCTAGATTCCAAGAGGCCTGGGGAAGCCACTCTGAAAACCTTCCTGGAGCGCTCCCGGCCATGA
- the YDJC gene encoding carbohydrate deacetylase isoform X3, producing MAGPRVRLVVTADDFGYCPRRDEGIVEAFLAGAVTSVSLLVNGAAAESAADLARRHKIPTGLHANLSEGRPVGPARLGDSSLLSPEGFFLGKMGFREAVATGGVALPQVREELEAQLIRFRELLGGDPTHVDGHQHVHVLPGGRMPSWA from the exons ATGGCTGGACCGCGCGTGCGCCTCGTGGTCACCGCAGACGACTTTGGTTACTGCCCGCGGCGCGATGAGGGCATCGTAGAGGCCTTCCTGGCGGGGGCTGTGACCAGCGTGTCCCTGCTGGTCAACGGCGCAGCTGCGGAGAGCGCGGCGGATCTGGCCCGCAG GCACAAAATCCCCACGGGCCTTCACGCCAACCTGTCCGAGGGCCGCCCCGTGGGCCCGGCCCGCCTAGGCGACTCGTCGCTGCTCAGCCCCGAAGGCTTCTTCCTCGGCAAGATGGGATTCCGGGAGGCGGTGGCGACCGGAGGCGTAGCTTTGCCCCAG GTGCGGGAAGAGCTGGAGGCCCAGCTGATACGCTTCCGAGAATTACTGGGCGGGGACCCCACTCACGTGGACGGGCACCAGCACGTGCACGTGCTCCCAG GTGGACGGATGCCTTCGTGGGCCTGA